In Arachis stenosperma cultivar V10309 chromosome 1, arast.V10309.gnm1.PFL2, whole genome shotgun sequence, one DNA window encodes the following:
- the LOC130935810 gene encoding putative phospholipid-transporting ATPase 9, protein MAGGRRRKHHFSRIHAFTCGKASMKDEHSLIGGPGFSRKVYCNDPERVEASLQNYGDNYVRTTKYTLATFLPKSLFEQFRRVANFYFLVVAILSFFPVAPYSAISNVVPLLVVVAATMAKEFIEDYRRKQQDIEMNNRKVKVHRGNGVFETSKWRNLRVGDIVKVEKDEFFPADLILLSSSYDDAICYVETMNLDGETNLKLKQALETTSKLQEDSNYQNFKAIIKCEDPNANLYTFVGSMEYEDQQYPLAPQQILLRDSKLRNTDFVFGVVIFTGHDTKVMQNATEPPSKRSKVERRMDKIIYFLFFVLILLSFIGSIFFGIWTNEDIDDGRMKRWYLRPDDTTVYFDPNKPVEAALLHFLTALMLYGYLIPISLYVSIEIVKVLQSIFINQDVHMYYPETDRPAHARTSNLNEELGQVDTILSDKTGTLTCNSMEFIKCSIAGVAYGRTITEVERALSKRKDSPFGQRSNNNVAKPSIKGFNFTDERIMNGNWVKEPHANVIHNFLTLLAVCHTAIPEVDEVTGKVSYEAESPDEAAFVIAARELGFEFYERTHTAISLREFDPRTGQRIERSYKLLNVLEFSSARKRMSVIVRDEEGKLLLLSKGADSVMFERLARNGREYEEKTKEHISIYADSGLRTLILAYRELKEEEYNQFNIEFTEAKNLVSADQEQIVEEIVNNMEKDLILLGATAVEDKLQDGVPECIDKLAQAGIKLWVLTGDKMETAINIGFACSLLRQGMTQIIISSDTPETKSLEKMEDKTASDAAMKASVLRQIQEGKKLLSRSDENAEALALIIDGKSLTYALEDDVKDLFLELAVGCASVICCRSSPKQKALVTRLVKNKTGSTTLAIGDGANDVGMLQEADIGIGINGVEGMQAVMSSDIAIAQFRFLERLLLVHGHWCYRRISSMICYFFYKNVAFGFTLFFFEMYASFSGQAAYNDWFMSLYNVFFTSLPVIALGVFDQDVSSKICLKFPLLYQEGVQNILFSWKRIAGWMFNGVASSAIIFFFCINTLQHQAFRKGGQVGEMEVLGATMYTCVVWVVNCQMALSISYFTYIQHIFIWGSIALWYIFLLAYGAITPTISTTAFKVFVEALAPAPSYWIITLLVLVAALLPYFTYASIQMRFFPMFHQMIQWIRKDGQTNDPEYCNVVRQRSIRHNTVGFTARLEASKRFEGSRRMEASFHIEGRAMHQ, encoded by the exons ATGGCTGGTGGAAGGAGGAGGAAGCACCATTTCAGTAGAATCCATGCATTCACTTGTGGTAAAGCTTCAATGAAAGATGAACATTCTCTTATAGGTGGACCTGGTTTCTCAAGGAAAGTTTATTGCAATGATCCTGAGCGTGTTGAAGCTAGTCTTCAAAATTATGGTGATAATTATGTTAGGACTACTAAATATACATTAGCAACTTTTCTACCAAAATCATTGTTTGAGCAGTTTAGGAGAGTTGCAAATTTCTACTTCCTTGTGGTGGCAATTTTGTCCTTCTTTCCGGTTGCGCCATACTCGGCGATCAGCAATGTTGTTCCTTTATTGGTTGTGGTTGCTGCTACAATGGCCAAAGAGTTCATCGAAGATTATAGGCGAAAACAGCAG GATATTGAGATGAATAACAGAAAGGTTAAGGTACATCGTGGAAATGGTGTTTTTGAAACATCTAAATGGAGAAATTTAAGGGTTGGAGACATAGTGAAGGTGGAAAAGGATGAATTTTTCCCTGCTGATCTCATCTTACTTTCGTCGAGCTATGACGACGCGATTTGCTATGTTGAGACCATGAATCTTGATGGAGAAACAAATCTGAAGCTGAAACAAGCACTGGAAACAACTTCAAAGTTGCAGGAAGACTCAAACTACCAAAATTTCAAGGCTATTATCAAATGTGAAGATCCAAATGCGAATTTGTACACATTTGTAGGCAGCATGGAGTATGAGGATCAGCAGTATCCTCTTGCACCTCAGCAGATACTGCTTCGCGACTCGAAGCTGAGGAACACAGATTTTGTGTTTGGTGTGGTAATCTTCACTGGTCATGATACAAAGGTTATGCAGAATGCAACAGAACCACCATCAAAAAGAAGCAAAGTTGAGAGAAGAATGGATAAGATTATCtacttcttgttctttgttttgattttgctttcttttattggGTCCATATTCTTTGGGATTTGGACAAACGAAGACATTGATGATGGAAGAATGAAGAGATGGTACCTTAGGCCTGATGATACCACAGTTTACTTTGATCCCAATAAACCAGTGGAAGCTGCACTTCTTCATTTCTTGACAGCACTTATGTTGTATGGTTACTTGATTCCAATCTCCCTCTATGTATCCATCGAAATTGTGAAAGTTCTTCAGAGCATTTTCATCAACCAGGATGTGCACATGTACTATCCAGAAACTGATAGGCCGGCGCATGCTCGCACATCGAATTTGAATGAGGAACTTGGTCAAGTTGACACCATCCTTTCGGATAAAACAGGAACTTTGACTTGCAATTCTATGGAGTTCATCAAGTGTTCTATAGCCGGCGTTGCTTACGGACGAACAATTACAGAAGTTGAGAGAGCTCTATCTAAGAGAAAAGACTCACCATTTGGACAAAGGTCTAACAACAATGTTGCAAAGCCATCCATTAAAGGCTTTAACTTCACAGATGAAAGGATCATGAATGGAAATTGGGTCAAAGAGCCTCATGCCAATGTCATTCACAACTTCCTAACTTTGTTGGCTGTATGTCATACTGCAATACCTGAGGTTGATGAAGTAACTGGCAAGGTTTCGTACGAAGCTGAATCGCCGGATGAGGCAGCTTTTGTGATTGCAGCCAGAGAACTTGGGTTTGAGTTCTATGAAAGGACACACACGGCTATTTCGCTGCGCGAATTTGATCCCAGAACAGGCCAGAGAATTGAAAG GTCCTACAAACTTCTAAATGTATTGGAGTTTAGCAGCGCGAGGAAGCGAATGTCTGTAATTGTAAGAGATGAGGAAGGGAAACTACTACTACTTAGCAAAGGCGCCGATAG TGTCATGTTTGAAAGACTTGCAAGAAACGGAAGGGAGTATGAAGAGAAGACTAAGGAACACATTAGCATTTATGCTGATTCTGGTTTGAGGACCTTGATACTTGCGTATCGCGAACTTAAAGAGGAAGAGTACAACCAATTCAATATAGAATTCACAGAGGCCAAGAACTTAGTGAGTGCAGATCAAGAGCAAATTGTAGAGGAAATAGTAAACAACATGGAGAAGGATTTGATTCTTCTTGGTGCTACTGCTGTTGAAGACAAACTTCAAGATGGG GTTCCCGAGTGCATTGACAAACTAGCACAGGCTGGGATTAAGCTATGGGTTCTGACTGGGGATAAAATGGAGACAGCAATCAATATTGg ATTTGCTTGTAGTTTACTCAGACAAGGGATGACACAAATCATAATTAGCTCAGACACCCCAGAAACCAAATCACTGGAAAAAATGGAGGATAAGACTGCTTCTGATGCT GCCATGAAGGCGAGTGTTCTTCGTCAAATACAGGAGGGAAAGAAACTACTTTCTAGATCAGATGAAAACGCCGAGGCGCTGGCTCTGATTATTGATGGGAAGTCTCTTACTTATGCATTGGAGGATGATGTCAAGGACTTGTTTCTTGAACTTGCTGTTGGCTGCGCGTCTGTTATATGCTGTCGTTCGTCTCCCAAGCAGAAAGCACTT GTCACAAGGTTGGTTAAGAATAAAACTGGAAGTACAACTCTAGCAATTGGAGACGGCGCAAACGATGTTGGAATGCTTCAAGAAGCAGACATTGGAATTGGTATCAATGGTGTTGAAGGAATGCAAGCTGTTATGTCAAGTGATATTGCAATTGCGCAATTTCGATTTTTGGAACGCTTACTTCTTGTGCACGGACACTGGTGTTATAGAAGGATCTCATCCATG ATATGTTACTTCTTTTACAAGAATGTCGCCTTCGGCTTCACTCTGTTCTTCTTTGAGATGTATGCCTCATTCTCAGGACAAGCTGCATACAATGACTGGTTCATGTCACTCTATAATGTCTTCTTCACGTCGCTACCGGTGATTGCGTTGGGAGTGTTCGACCAAGATGTCTCTTCTAAAATATGCCTCAAG TTTCCACTACTATATCAAGAAGGTGTGCAAAACATCCTATTTAGCTGGAAGCGAATCGCCGGCTGGATGTTCAATGGTGTTGCTAGCTCTGCCATCATATTCTTCTTCTGCATTAACACATTGCAGCACCAAGCATTCAGAAAAGGCGGCCAAGTTGGCGAGATGGAAGTCCTCGGGGCCACCATGTACACTTGTGTAGTGTGGGTGGTGAATTGCCAAATGGCATTGTCCATTAGTTACTTCACTTATATTCAACATATTTTCATTTGGGGAAGCATTGCATTATGGTACATATTCCTTTTAGCCTATGGAGCCATTACTCCAACCATCTCAACCACTGCCTTTAAGGTCTTCGTCGAAGCTCTGGCCCCGGCTCCATCTTACTGGATCATCACTCTGCTAGTCCTTGTCGCCGCACTCCTTCCATATTTCACCTACGCTTCCATCCAAATGCGATTCTTCCCCATGTTCCATCAAATGATACAATGGATAAGAAAAGATGGACAAACAAATGATCCAGAATACTGTAATGTGGTGAGGCAGAGATCAATAAGACACAACACCGTTGGATTCACGGCTCGTTTGGAAGCTTCCAAGCGATTCGAAGGGTCTAGACGCATGGAAGCATCCTTCCATATAGAAGGGAGAGCTATGCACCAATGA
- the LOC130935821 gene encoding probable calcium-binding protein CML15 produces MSEIQIRQLNQLREIFARFDMDSDGSLTMLELAALLRSLGMKPSGDQLQALLKKMDSNGNGSVEFNELVRAIMPDMDAQILLNQEQLLAMFKCFDRDGNGYISAAELAGAMAKMGQPLTYRELTEMIKEADTDGDGVISFNEFAAIMSRSASDFLGLKKKTSSLD; encoded by the coding sequence ATGTCGGAGATTCAAATCCGGCAACTTAACCAGTTGAGGGAGATATTCGCTCGCTTCGACATGGATTCAGACGGAAGTCTGACCATGTTGGAGCTAGCGGCACTCCTAAGGTCACTCGGGATGAAACCCTCGGGTGACCAACTCCAAGCACTGCTTAAAAAGATGGACTCCAATGGCAATGGCTCCGTCGAGTTCAATGAACTCGTCAGAGCCATAATGCCGGACATGGATGCTCAGATTCTGCTTAATCAAGAACAGTTACTTGCCATGTTTAAGTGCTTTGATCGCGACGGCAACGGCTATATCTCGGCTGCCGAGTTGGCCGGTGCAATGGCGAAGATGGGCCAGCCGTTAACGTACCGCGAGCTGACTGAGATGATCAAGGAGGCTGACACGGATGGTGATGGTGTTATCAGCTTCAATGAATTTGCAGCTATCATGTCTCGCTCTGCATCTGATTTCTTAGGACTCAAGAAGAAAACAAGTTCATTGGACTAA